The proteins below are encoded in one region of Micromonospora yangpuensis:
- a CDS encoding ABC transporter substrate-binding protein, whose amino-acid sequence MAVFARPRQAFVIAGVLGLAVSATACSSGDSGESNAGTGDCSAYEKYEGHDGKTVTIYSSIREIEADRLDESWAEFSECTGIEIDHQGSSEFEAQLPVQVDGGNAPDLAFIPQPGLVQRFAAAGKLKAASADTKAMAEQNYSPDWLKYGTVDGTFYGAPLGSNVKSFVWYSPKTFQEKGWTVPETWDDLIKLSDTIADSGTKPWCVGVESGEGTGWPATDWIEDLMLRTQTPEVYDQWTTHGIPFNSPQVTEAVDKAGQILKNEKYVNGGFGGVRSITTTAFQEAGLPILENKCALHRQASFYANNWPEGTKVAEDGDVFAFYLPAVDPAKGKPVLGGGEFTVAFNDRPEIQAVQTYLASGEYANSRAKIGDWVSANNKLDLANVPNPVDKLSVELLQDSNTVFRFDGSDLMPAAVGTGTFWKGMIEWLNGKDTASVLSGIESSWPN is encoded by the coding sequence ATGGCGGTCTTTGCCAGACCACGCCAGGCCTTCGTGATCGCCGGCGTGCTCGGGCTGGCGGTCAGCGCCACCGCCTGCAGCAGCGGCGACAGCGGAGAGAGCAACGCCGGCACGGGTGACTGCTCGGCCTACGAGAAGTACGAGGGTCACGACGGCAAGACGGTGACCATCTACTCGTCGATCCGGGAGATCGAGGCCGACCGTCTCGACGAGTCCTGGGCCGAGTTCAGCGAGTGCACCGGGATCGAGATCGACCACCAGGGCAGCAGCGAGTTCGAGGCCCAGCTCCCCGTCCAGGTGGACGGCGGAAACGCGCCCGACCTGGCGTTCATCCCCCAGCCCGGGCTGGTCCAGCGGTTCGCCGCCGCCGGCAAGCTGAAGGCCGCCAGCGCCGACACCAAGGCCATGGCCGAGCAGAACTACTCGCCCGACTGGCTGAAGTACGGCACCGTCGACGGCACCTTCTACGGCGCGCCGCTCGGCTCGAACGTGAAGTCCTTCGTCTGGTACTCGCCGAAGACGTTCCAGGAGAAGGGTTGGACGGTCCCGGAGACCTGGGACGACCTGATCAAGCTGAGCGACACCATCGCGGACAGCGGTACCAAGCCGTGGTGCGTCGGGGTCGAGTCCGGTGAGGGCACCGGCTGGCCGGCCACCGACTGGATCGAGGACCTGATGCTGCGGACGCAGACCCCCGAGGTCTACGACCAGTGGACCACCCACGGCATCCCGTTCAACAGCCCGCAGGTCACCGAGGCGGTCGACAAGGCCGGGCAGATCCTGAAGAACGAGAAGTACGTCAACGGCGGCTTCGGCGGGGTGCGCAGCATCACCACCACCGCGTTCCAGGAGGCGGGTCTGCCGATCCTGGAGAACAAGTGCGCGCTGCACCGGCAGGCGTCCTTCTACGCCAACAACTGGCCGGAGGGCACCAAGGTCGCCGAGGACGGCGACGTCTTCGCCTTCTACCTGCCGGCGGTCGACCCGGCCAAGGGCAAGCCGGTGCTGGGTGGCGGCGAGTTCACCGTCGCCTTCAACGACCGCCCGGAGATCCAGGCCGTGCAGACGTACCTCGCCTCCGGCGAGTACGCCAACAGCCGGGCCAAGATCGGTGACTGGGTGTCGGCGAACAACAAGCTCGACCTGGCGAACGTGCCCAACCCGGTGGACAAGCTCTCCGTGGAGCTGCTGCAGGACAGCAACACCGTGTTCCGCTTCGACGGCTCGGACCTGATGCCGGCCGCCGTCGGCACCGGGACGTTCTGGAAGGGCATGATCGAGTGGCTGAACGGCAAGGACACCGCGAGTGTCCTCTCCGGTATCGAGAGCAGCTGGCCGAACTGA
- a CDS encoding carbohydrate ABC transporter permease, translating to MTTSTPPLAAGTQGSRPPTTTAARRVRKRLTSRTATIVSIVIAAVWTIPTFGLLVSSFRPEQQLKTTGWWTFFRDPQFTFDNYQQVLFGRGASSGQLAGYFINSLVITLPSVLFPLAFAAMAAYALAWINFRGRDWLYIAIFALQIVPLQMALVPLLSFFSRGVSVAGVTLMPAWNLVGEERYIQVWFAHTCFALPLAVFLLHNFVSQLPKDLMEAARVDGATHPKIFRTIVLPLIAPALAAFGIFQFLWVWNDLLVALIFAGGSSDVAPLTVRLGEMAGTRGNEWQRLTAGAFVSMVVPLIVFLSLQRYFVRGLLAGSVKG from the coding sequence ATGACCACCTCTACTCCCCCGCTCGCCGCCGGCACCCAGGGCAGCAGACCGCCGACGACCACCGCGGCGCGGCGGGTCCGCAAGCGGCTGACCAGCCGTACCGCGACGATCGTGTCGATCGTCATCGCGGCGGTCTGGACCATCCCCACCTTCGGGCTCCTCGTCTCCTCGTTCCGCCCGGAGCAGCAGCTCAAGACCACCGGCTGGTGGACGTTCTTCCGCGATCCGCAGTTCACCTTCGACAACTACCAGCAGGTGCTCTTCGGTCGGGGCGCGTCCTCCGGGCAGCTCGCCGGCTACTTCATCAACTCGTTGGTGATCACCCTGCCGTCGGTGCTCTTCCCGCTCGCCTTCGCCGCGATGGCGGCGTACGCGCTGGCCTGGATCAACTTCCGCGGCCGGGACTGGCTCTACATCGCCATCTTCGCCCTGCAGATCGTGCCGTTGCAGATGGCCCTGGTGCCGCTGCTGAGCTTCTTCTCCCGGGGGGTGAGTGTGGCCGGGGTGACCCTGATGCCGGCCTGGAACCTCGTCGGCGAGGAGCGGTACATCCAGGTGTGGTTCGCGCACACCTGCTTCGCCCTGCCGTTGGCGGTGTTCCTGCTGCACAACTTCGTCTCGCAGTTGCCGAAGGACCTGATGGAGGCGGCCCGGGTGGACGGGGCAACCCACCCGAAGATCTTCCGCACCATCGTGCTGCCGCTGATCGCCCCGGCGCTCGCCGCGTTCGGCATCTTCCAGTTCCTCTGGGTCTGGAACGACCTGCTAGTCGCGTTGATCTTCGCCGGTGGCAGCAGCGACGTCGCCCCGTTGACCGTGCGGCTCGGCGAGATGGCCGGCACCAGGGGCAACGAGTGGCAACGGTTGACCGCCGGGGCGTTCGTCTCGATGGTCGTACCGTTGATCGTGTTCCTCTCTCTGCAGCGCTACTTCGTCCGTGGTCTACTCGCGGGCAGCGTGAAGGGTTGA
- a CDS encoding TspO/MBR family protein, with protein MAIRDSVRPRSGARNWWALLGFGAAVLVAAVVGGLAASDASGEYANLNQPSWAPPSWLFGPVWTALYATIAVAGWLVWRRVGFGPATYAWIAQLVLNAAWTPLFFGAGRYGLAFAEIVLLWLTIGVTVALFWRAFRPAALLMLPYWAWVTFAAALNFSVWQLNS; from the coding sequence ATGGCGATCCGCGACAGCGTCCGACCGCGTTCCGGGGCCCGCAACTGGTGGGCCCTGCTGGGGTTCGGCGCCGCCGTGCTGGTCGCCGCCGTCGTCGGCGGCCTGGCCGCCAGCGACGCCAGTGGCGAGTACGCCAACCTGAACCAACCCTCCTGGGCGCCGCCGTCGTGGCTGTTCGGACCGGTCTGGACCGCCCTGTACGCGACCATCGCGGTGGCCGGCTGGCTGGTCTGGCGGCGGGTGGGTTTCGGTCCGGCGACGTACGCCTGGATCGCCCAACTGGTGTTGAACGCCGCCTGGACCCCGCTCTTCTTCGGTGCCGGCCGGTACGGTCTGGCGTTCGCCGAGATCGTCCTGCTGTGGCTGACCATCGGTGTCACCGTCGCACTGTTCTGGCGGGCGTTCCGTCCGGCGGCGCTGTTGATGCTGCCCTACTGGGCCTGGGTCACCTTCGCCGCCGCGCTCAACTTCTCGGTCTGGCAGCTCAACAGCTGA
- a CDS encoding nucleotidyltransferase family protein, whose amino-acid sequence MAERGDETLVHTLKKVAAVLKQSEIPFALGGSFAVYAHGGHSGDHDVDFLIRAQDSDRALEELVAAGFTAERPPEDWLVKVFDDDRMVDLIHRPIETPVTEETFADTVVRPVDAINMPVLSATQLMVHKLLSFSQHYCDFARGLPLARSLREQIDWERVRKETQHSPYAEAFLVLLDRLDVVPVGAPGGKGTP is encoded by the coding sequence ATGGCGGAGCGCGGGGACGAGACACTGGTACACACCCTCAAGAAGGTCGCCGCCGTGCTCAAACAGTCCGAGATCCCGTTCGCACTCGGCGGCAGCTTCGCCGTGTACGCCCACGGCGGGCACTCCGGCGACCACGACGTGGACTTCCTGATCCGGGCCCAGGACAGTGACCGCGCCCTGGAGGAGCTGGTCGCGGCCGGTTTCACCGCCGAGCGGCCGCCGGAGGACTGGCTGGTCAAGGTCTTCGACGACGACCGGATGGTGGACCTGATCCACCGGCCGATCGAGACCCCGGTGACCGAGGAGACCTTCGCCGACACGGTCGTCCGGCCGGTCGACGCGATCAACATGCCGGTGCTGTCGGCCACCCAGTTGATGGTGCACAAGCTGCTCAGCTTCTCCCAGCACTACTGCGACTTCGCCCGCGGCCTGCCGCTGGCCCGGTCGTTGCGGGAGCAGATCGACTGGGAACGGGTACGGAAGGAGACGCAGCACTCGCCGTACGCGGAGGCGTTCCTGGTGCTGCTCGACCGGCTGGACGTGGTGCCCGTGGGCGCACCGGGAGGGAAGGGGACACCGTGA
- a CDS encoding DUF3817 domain-containing protein, whose protein sequence is MGAALIRYRVIAWIVGVVLILLVVIGMPLKYGFDDPVVVETIGPAHGFLYMGYLVAAFDLSRRADWPLKRMLAVMLAGTVPFVSFWAERRVSRWVAVRPERTPETVAS, encoded by the coding sequence GTGGGCGCAGCCCTTATCCGGTACCGCGTCATCGCCTGGATCGTGGGCGTGGTGCTGATCCTGCTGGTCGTGATCGGGATGCCACTGAAGTACGGCTTCGACGATCCGGTCGTGGTGGAGACCATCGGCCCGGCGCACGGCTTCCTCTACATGGGGTACCTGGTGGCCGCCTTCGACCTGTCCCGGCGGGCCGACTGGCCGTTGAAGCGGATGCTCGCGGTGATGCTCGCCGGCACGGTGCCGTTCGTCTCGTTCTGGGCCGAGCGCCGGGTCAGCCGGTGGGTGGCGGTCCGGCCGGAGCGGACCCCGGAGACCGTCGCGAGCTGA
- a CDS encoding sigma-70 family RNA polymerase sigma factor produces the protein MARNRVTGASEGTVGNVDKNIGMRTDEVAEERDLVGVYLHEISRTPLLDAAKEVDLSKAIEAGLYAEHLLGEDRVPDGVDRDDLERVVAEGERAKDLFIRANLRLVVSIARRYVRSGMPMLDLIQEGNTGLVRAVEKFDYERGYKFSTYATWWIRQAISRAIAQQERTVRLPVHLVEDVNRMRNVARQLTRELGGDPEPEQIATALGVTVERVNELVRWSQDTVSLDTPVGDDGDTNLGDLVADSDAPSPEEIVLTGLERQRIEGLLNHLDDRSAGIMRARYGLEDGREHSLTEVASRFSLSRERIRQLEIQALGRLRELARAEGLQAA, from the coding sequence ATGGCAAGGAACCGGGTAACCGGCGCTAGCGAGGGGACCGTGGGAAACGTGGACAAGAACATCGGAATGCGGACCGACGAGGTTGCCGAGGAGCGCGACCTGGTCGGAGTCTACCTTCACGAAATCTCCCGGACGCCGCTGCTGGACGCCGCCAAGGAGGTCGACCTCTCCAAGGCGATCGAGGCCGGCCTCTACGCCGAGCACCTGCTCGGGGAGGACCGTGTCCCTGACGGCGTGGACCGGGACGACCTGGAGCGGGTGGTCGCCGAGGGCGAGCGGGCCAAGGACCTCTTCATCCGGGCCAACCTGCGGCTGGTCGTCTCGATCGCCCGCCGTTACGTCCGCTCGGGCATGCCCATGCTGGACCTGATCCAGGAGGGCAACACCGGCCTGGTCCGGGCCGTCGAGAAGTTCGACTACGAGCGCGGCTACAAGTTCTCCACCTACGCGACGTGGTGGATCCGCCAGGCCATCAGCCGGGCGATCGCCCAGCAGGAGCGGACCGTGCGGCTGCCGGTGCACCTGGTGGAGGACGTCAACCGGATGCGCAACGTGGCCCGTCAGCTCACCCGTGAGCTGGGCGGCGACCCGGAGCCGGAGCAGATCGCCACCGCCCTCGGCGTCACCGTGGAGCGGGTCAACGAGTTGGTCCGGTGGTCCCAGGACACGGTGTCGCTGGACACCCCGGTGGGCGACGACGGCGACACCAACCTGGGCGATCTGGTGGCCGACAGCGACGCCCCGTCGCCGGAGGAGATCGTCCTGACCGGTCTGGAGCGGCAGCGCATCGAGGGACTGCTCAACCACCTCGACGACCGGTCGGCCGGAATCATGCGCGCCCGGTACGGCCTGGAGGACGGCCGTGAGCACTCGCTGACCGAGGTCGCCTCGCGGTTCTCGCTCTCCCGGGAGCGGATCCGTCAGCTGGAGATCCAGGCGCTCGGCCGGCTGCGTGAGCTGGCCCGGGCCGAAGGGCTCCAGGCGGCCTGA
- a CDS encoding carbohydrate ABC transporter permease, which produces MQFDLVEHQGKFVMLLYGLVAFVVVVGGMLLLLDAVPAWFARRREAQLVAASASGAPLPRRPRRSEGLFALFFLLPTVLLLLIGLVVPAIRTTVLSFMDGGSTEFVGLRNYGWMFSEDSIVRVLLNTLAWVILVPLLASSIGLLYAVMVDRVRFEAAAKSLIFMPMAISFVGASIIWRFVYAYRGAEQEQIGLLNQIVVTLGGEPRQWLLDSPLNTLLLIVIMVWIQAGFAMVVLSAAIKAIPADIVEAARLDGVTPWQMFRQITLPSIKPALIVVVVTISIATLKVFDIVRTSTNGNYDTSVVANEMYNQAFRYGQNGQGSALAVMLFVLVIPIVIYQIRNLRQQREG; this is translated from the coding sequence ATGCAGTTCGACTTGGTCGAACATCAAGGCAAGTTCGTGATGCTGTTGTACGGCCTGGTGGCGTTCGTCGTCGTGGTCGGCGGGATGCTCCTGCTGCTCGACGCGGTGCCGGCCTGGTTCGCCCGGCGGCGGGAGGCGCAGTTGGTCGCCGCCTCCGCCAGCGGTGCGCCGCTGCCCCGGCGACCGCGGCGATCCGAAGGGCTCTTCGCGCTCTTCTTCCTGCTGCCGACGGTGCTGCTGCTGCTGATCGGCCTGGTGGTGCCGGCGATCCGCACGACGGTGTTGTCCTTCATGGACGGCGGCAGCACCGAGTTCGTCGGGCTGCGTAACTACGGCTGGATGTTCAGCGAGGACTCGATCGTCCGGGTGCTGCTGAACACCCTGGCCTGGGTCATCCTGGTGCCGCTGCTGGCTTCCAGCATCGGCCTGCTCTACGCGGTCATGGTGGACCGGGTCCGGTTCGAGGCGGCGGCCAAGTCGCTGATCTTCATGCCGATGGCCATCTCGTTCGTCGGCGCGAGCATCATCTGGCGGTTCGTCTACGCCTACCGGGGTGCCGAGCAGGAACAGATCGGCCTGCTCAACCAGATCGTGGTCACCCTCGGCGGTGAGCCGAGGCAGTGGCTGCTGGACTCACCACTGAACACCCTGCTGCTCATCGTGATCATGGTCTGGATCCAGGCCGGGTTCGCGATGGTGGTGCTCTCGGCGGCGATCAAGGCCATCCCGGCGGACATCGTCGAGGCGGCCCGGCTGGACGGGGTCACCCCCTGGCAGATGTTCCGGCAGATCACCCTGCCCAGCATCAAGCCGGCCCTGATCGTCGTGGTGGTGACCATCTCCATCGCCACGCTGAAGGTCTTCGACATCGTCCGGACCTCGACCAACGGCAACTACGACACCAGCGTGGTCGCGAACGAGATGTACAACCAGGCGTTCCGGTACGGCCAGAACGGTCAGGGCTCGGCCCTGGCGGTCATGCTGTTCGTCCTGGTCATCCCGATCGTGATCTACCAGATCCGCAACCTGCGCCAGCAGCGGGAGGGCTGA
- a CDS encoding C40 family peptidase: MSSLRDLVRPLLVVGLAAALVVPAVPASAEPTPAQLTQQIDKSSTELARVVESYNELNEKIKANKARVVKLQERIGPLEQQTEQSRADVGEIAVTAYKSGGLQAVDALLSSGGSSSLAERLGTLDTLTRQRQERIAGFTTTQRRLLDEKARLNTTLEQQAGQAKQLSAGKKRIEKDLAKLYELRRAAYGRATEKPARKAGSAANDAPAVSGQAGKAVRFAYGAIGKPYVWAASGPNGYDCSGLTSAAWRAAGKSLPHNTKMQWNAVSHISRSDLRPGDLVFYRSLGHVALYVGGGQVIHSPTFGRHVEKRDVDLMPPYGYGRVR, translated from the coding sequence TTGTCGTCCCTGAGGGATCTGGTACGCCCACTGCTGGTCGTCGGCCTGGCCGCCGCCCTGGTCGTCCCCGCCGTGCCGGCCTCGGCCGAGCCGACGCCGGCCCAGTTGACGCAACAGATCGACAAGTCCTCGACTGAGCTGGCCCGGGTGGTCGAGTCGTACAACGAACTCAACGAGAAGATCAAGGCCAACAAGGCACGCGTGGTGAAGCTGCAGGAGCGGATCGGTCCGCTGGAGCAACAGACCGAGCAGAGCCGCGCCGACGTCGGCGAGATCGCGGTCACCGCGTACAAGTCCGGGGGTCTGCAGGCCGTCGACGCTCTGCTCAGCTCGGGTGGCTCCAGCTCGTTGGCGGAGCGGCTCGGCACGCTCGACACGCTGACCCGACAGCGGCAGGAACGCATCGCCGGGTTCACCACCACCCAACGCCGGCTGCTCGACGAGAAGGCCCGGCTGAACACCACGCTGGAGCAGCAGGCCGGCCAGGCGAAGCAGTTGTCCGCCGGCAAGAAGCGGATCGAGAAGGACCTGGCGAAGCTGTACGAGCTGCGTCGGGCCGCGTACGGCCGGGCCACCGAGAAGCCGGCCCGCAAGGCGGGCAGCGCCGCCAACGACGCCCCGGCCGTCTCCGGCCAGGCCGGCAAGGCGGTCCGCTTCGCGTACGGGGCCATCGGCAAGCCGTACGTCTGGGCCGCCTCCGGCCCCAACGGGTACGATTGCTCCGGCCTGACCTCGGCCGCGTGGCGGGCGGCCGGCAAGTCGCTGCCGCACAACACCAAGATGCAGTGGAACGCCGTGTCACACATCAGCCGCAGCGATTTGCGCCCGGGTGACCTGGTCTTCTACCGCAGTCTCGGGCACGTGGCGCTCTACGTCGGCGGCGGTCAGGTGATTCACTCGCCGACCTTCGGCCGGCACGTCGAGAAACGCGACGTCGACCTGATGCCCCCGTACGGCTACGGCCGGGTCCGCTGA
- a CDS encoding LacI family DNA-binding transcriptional regulator, translated as MTRIDDVARLAGVSTATVSRALRGLPTVSAATRHRVLAAAEHLEYAVSPSASRLAGGRTGTVAVVVPRITRWFFSTVVEAVEESLHQSGYDLLLHNLGGRRQMRQRVLQTAGLHKRVDAIMLVATPLRVSDLTALGRLDLPGVTISSGTVVPGWPCVRIDDVAAARTATRHLLDLGHRRIAHISGDPDDELAFTTHLDRRRGYQEALRAAGLPLDPSLDVESQFTIDGGTRATEELLRRGDPPTAIFAACDEMAMGAVSALRDAGLRIPQDVSVIGIDDHDLAGVLGLTTIAQPAAEQGLLAARVLLDPLRGLLDAQAGSAAVATTDGGSATRGGSATGADAGPPPVAGGGEPAGRSVILPTRLVVRASTGPPRAD; from the coding sequence GTGACAAGGATCGACGATGTCGCCCGGCTGGCCGGGGTCTCCACGGCCACCGTCTCCCGGGCGCTGCGCGGCCTGCCGACCGTCTCGGCGGCCACCCGGCACCGGGTGCTCGCCGCCGCCGAACACCTGGAGTACGCGGTCTCGCCGAGCGCGTCCCGGCTGGCCGGCGGCCGGACCGGCACGGTCGCCGTGGTGGTGCCCCGGATCACCAGGTGGTTCTTCAGCACCGTGGTCGAGGCGGTCGAGGAGTCCCTGCACCAGTCCGGCTACGACCTGCTGCTGCACAACCTGGGCGGCCGCCGGCAGATGCGTCAGCGCGTGCTGCAGACCGCCGGCCTGCACAAGCGGGTCGACGCGATCATGCTGGTCGCCACGCCACTGCGGGTGAGCGACCTGACCGCGCTGGGCCGGCTGGACCTGCCCGGGGTGACCATCAGCTCCGGCACCGTCGTACCCGGGTGGCCCTGCGTACGCATCGACGACGTGGCCGCCGCCCGGACCGCCACCCGGCACCTGCTGGATCTCGGCCACCGCCGGATCGCGCACATCTCCGGCGACCCCGACGACGAGTTGGCGTTCACCACCCACCTGGACCGTCGTCGGGGCTACCAGGAGGCGTTGCGGGCGGCCGGGCTGCCGCTCGATCCGAGCCTGGACGTGGAGTCGCAGTTCACCATCGACGGCGGCACCCGGGCCACCGAGGAGCTGTTACGCCGGGGTGACCCGCCCACCGCGATCTTCGCCGCCTGTGACGAGATGGCGATGGGGGCGGTGAGCGCGCTGCGCGACGCCGGGCTGCGGATACCGCAGGACGTCAGCGTGATCGGCATCGACGACCACGACCTGGCCGGGGTGCTCGGACTGACCACCATCGCCCAGCCCGCGGCCGAGCAGGGCCTGCTCGCCGCCCGGGTGCTGCTCGACCCGCTGCGCGGCCTGCTCGACGCTCAGGCCGGCAGCGCAGCCGTCGCCACGACCGACGGCGGCTCCGCCACCCGCGGCGGCTCGGCGACCGGTGCCGACGCGGGTCCACCGCCGGTCGCGGGCGGCGGTGAGCCGGCGGGCCGGTCGGTCATCCTGCCCACCCGACTGGTGGTACGCGCCTCCACCGGCCCACCCCGGGCGGACTGA
- a CDS encoding SDR family NAD(P)-dependent oxidoreductase, whose protein sequence is MTAERTVLVTGGSGGLGRAVTVGFVEAGWRVVVPERADSTADGRTGAHRGTDGAAGADRGADGAAEGDRGADGSAGADRGSRAWVRVTADLTDPAGAARAVEAAVADPAAPLRAVVNLVGGYASGGLVHETPIEDFDRMLTLNLRPTYLVTRAALPHLVAAGGGSVVCVSARAALAPFPGVAGYVTAKAAVLAFAAAVAVEYRSSGVRCNTVLPSVIDTPTNRAAMPGADHSRWVSPAEIAPVIRFLAGAESAPTSGASVPVYGRA, encoded by the coding sequence ATGACGGCAGAGCGCACGGTGTTGGTGACCGGAGGCAGTGGTGGGCTGGGCCGGGCGGTCACCGTCGGCTTCGTCGAGGCCGGTTGGCGGGTGGTCGTACCGGAACGGGCCGACTCGACGGCCGACGGCCGGACCGGGGCGCATCGCGGCACGGACGGCGCGGCGGGGGCCGACCGTGGGGCGGACGGCGCGGCGGAGGGCGATCGCGGTGCGGACGGCTCGGCCGGGGCGGACCGTGGCTCGCGGGCCTGGGTCCGGGTGACCGCGGACCTGACCGATCCGGCCGGGGCGGCGCGGGCGGTCGAGGCCGCCGTCGCCGACCCGGCGGCCCCGCTGCGGGCCGTGGTCAACCTGGTCGGAGGGTACGCCAGCGGTGGGCTGGTGCACGAGACCCCGATCGAGGACTTCGACCGGATGCTGACCCTCAACCTGCGCCCGACGTACCTGGTCACCCGGGCCGCCCTGCCGCACCTGGTGGCCGCCGGCGGCGGCTCGGTGGTCTGCGTCTCGGCTCGCGCGGCCCTGGCCCCGTTCCCGGGCGTCGCCGGCTACGTGACCGCGAAGGCGGCCGTGCTCGCGTTCGCCGCCGCGGTGGCCGTGGAGTACCGCAGTTCGGGCGTGCGCTGCAACACCGTGCTGCCCAGCGTCATCGACACCCCCACCAACCGCGCCGCCATGCCCGGGGCCGACCACAGCAGGTGGGTCAGCCCGGCCGAGATCGCCCCGGTGATCCGGTTCCTGGCCGGTGCCGAGTCCGCCCCGACCAGCGGCGCGAGCGTGCCGGTCTACGGCCGGGCCTGA
- a CDS encoding metallophosphoesterase family protein, translating to MVIRIAAVGDVHMDEDVVGRFRPALDELPGQADALLLAGDLTRHGTAAEARCVAREFGGLGVPVVTVLGNHEHQCDQVPQVVEVLTDAGITVLEGDGIVLECPGGRLGVAGVKGFGGGFAGRCASDFGEPEMKSFVRTTTESADALGAALRGLECDLLVALTHYSPVPDTLAGEPLEIYPFLGSYQLGQAIDSAPTALALHGHAHHGSERGTTPGGVRVRNVAHPVIKQAYSIFELGDHLAENRVSEISGAGIQRPWS from the coding sequence ATGGTGATCCGGATCGCCGCCGTCGGCGACGTACACATGGACGAGGACGTGGTCGGCCGGTTCCGGCCGGCGCTGGACGAGCTGCCCGGCCAGGCCGACGCGCTGCTGCTCGCCGGGGACCTGACCCGGCACGGCACCGCGGCCGAGGCGCGGTGCGTGGCGCGTGAGTTCGGTGGGCTGGGGGTGCCGGTGGTGACCGTGCTCGGCAACCACGAGCACCAGTGCGACCAGGTGCCGCAGGTGGTGGAGGTGCTCACCGACGCCGGCATCACCGTGCTGGAGGGCGACGGCATCGTGCTGGAGTGTCCCGGGGGACGCCTCGGCGTGGCCGGGGTGAAGGGCTTCGGCGGTGGCTTCGCCGGCCGGTGCGCCAGCGACTTCGGCGAGCCGGAGATGAAGTCCTTCGTCCGGACCACCACGGAGAGCGCCGACGCGCTCGGGGCGGCACTGCGGGGACTGGAGTGTGACCTGCTGGTCGCGTTGACCCACTACTCGCCGGTGCCCGACACGCTGGCCGGTGAGCCGCTGGAGATCTACCCGTTCCTCGGCTCGTACCAGTTGGGACAGGCGATCGACTCGGCGCCGACCGCGCTGGCCCTGCACGGGCACGCCCACCACGGCTCCGAGCGGGGCACCACCCCGGGTGGGGTACGGGTCCGCAACGTCGCCCATCCGGTGATCAAACAGGCGTACAGCATCTTCGAACTCGGCGATCATCTGGCCGAGAATCGGGTTTCCGAAATCAGTGGGGCGGGTATTCAGCGGCCATGGAGCTGA
- a CDS encoding GPGG-motif small membrane protein yields MELILWILAVVLIVAGVLALFRKQLLWGIVLIVVGLVIGPGFGVFG; encoded by the coding sequence ATGGAGCTGATTCTCTGGATTCTCGCAGTCGTCCTGATCGTTGCCGGCGTGCTGGCCCTCTTCCGCAAGCAACTTCTCTGGGGCATCGTCCTCATCGTCGTCGGGCTGGTGATCGGCCCGGGCTTCGGCGTCTTTGGTTAA
- a CDS encoding DUF6158 family protein: protein MSEAVRQDDIPAGSAGEASPEQRVPEWDGDHVGDETVGVDPTELPDEDLLREIHSLHRTRLDTLRHAADSALANHLRRTAELETEYLARHPGREVDPSRLREL from the coding sequence ATGAGCGAGGCGGTACGGCAGGACGACATTCCGGCGGGCTCCGCAGGGGAGGCGAGCCCCGAGCAGCGGGTGCCGGAGTGGGACGGCGACCACGTCGGCGACGAGACGGTAGGCGTGGATCCCACCGAGCTGCCCGACGAGGATCTGCTCCGCGAGATCCACAGCCTGCACCGCACCCGGCTGGACACGCTGCGGCACGCCGCCGACTCCGCGCTCGCCAACCACCTGCGCCGCACGGCCGAGCTGGAGACGGAGTACCTGGCCCGGCACCCCGGCCGGGAAGTGGATCCGAGCCGCCTGCGGGAGCTGTGA